One part of the Thermococcus sp. genome encodes these proteins:
- the hisH gene encoding imidazole glycerol phosphate synthase subunit HisH, producing the protein MKLIAIVDLGIGNLANVRKALGGVVTSDPYEIERAEKVVLPGVGNFGAVMGRLEPLRDVILDAINDGKPFLGICLGLQLLFEGSEESPGKPGLGVFRGEVVRFRGVRTPHIGWNQLWKRRDCPLFEDIKDGAYFYFVHSYYALPEREEIIAGVTDYGSRGKEIIFTSAVCRVNVYAVQFHPEKSGKNGLRVMANFRGL; encoded by the coding sequence GTGAAATTGATAGCCATTGTTGACCTGGGCATAGGCAACCTCGCCAACGTGAGGAAGGCCCTTGGGGGCGTGGTTACAAGCGACCCCTACGAGATAGAGAGGGCGGAGAAGGTAGTCCTGCCCGGTGTGGGGAACTTTGGGGCCGTCATGGGGAGGCTTGAACCGCTCAGGGACGTCATACTCGACGCCATAAACGATGGGAAGCCCTTCCTTGGGATATGCCTGGGCCTCCAGCTCCTCTTTGAGGGGAGCGAGGAGAGCCCGGGAAAGCCCGGCCTCGGGGTTTTCAGGGGGGAGGTGGTCAGGTTCAGAGGCGTTAGGACACCGCACATCGGCTGGAACCAGCTGTGGAAGAGGAGGGACTGCCCTCTCTTTGAGGACATAAAAGACGGAGCGTACTTCTACTTCGTCCACTCCTACTACGCCCTGCCGGAGAGGGAGGAGATAATCGCGGGCGTTACCGACTACGGGTCGAGGGGGAAAGAGATAATTTTCACCTCCGCGGTCTGCAGAGTCAACGTTTACGCGGTGCAGTTTCACCCGGAGAAGAGCGGGAAGAACGGGCTCAGAGTCATGGCAAACTTCAGGGGGCTCTGA
- the hisA gene encoding 1-(5-phosphoribosyl)-5-((5-phosphoribosylamino)methylideneamino)imidazole-4-carboxamide isomerase: MEVYPAIDLMDGRAVRLYRGRRESVKVYGDPVMIAERFAELVNKIHIVDLDGAFEGFPRNLDVVKRIIEETGLRVQFGGGLRSYEAVARAYEAGVENVIIGTKAFDIEFLREVTDDFEGVTVSLDSRGGRVSVMGWLESRMDVKEAYELLRDYVNRFVYTSVERDGTLTGIEEIERFWKSEEFIYAGGVSSADNLRRLVEIGFSGVIVGKALYEGLVTLEELLEVAECLRKG; encoded by the coding sequence ATGGAGGTCTACCCTGCCATAGACCTGATGGATGGAAGGGCCGTGAGGCTCTACAGGGGAAGGAGGGAGAGCGTTAAGGTCTACGGCGACCCCGTGATGATAGCGGAGCGCTTCGCGGAGCTGGTGAACAAGATCCACATCGTTGACTTAGATGGGGCTTTCGAGGGCTTTCCTCGGAACCTCGACGTTGTAAAGAGGATAATCGAGGAGACCGGGTTGAGAGTCCAGTTTGGCGGGGGTCTGAGGAGCTACGAGGCCGTTGCCAGGGCCTACGAAGCCGGGGTGGAGAACGTCATAATAGGCACGAAGGCGTTCGACATAGAGTTCCTCAGGGAGGTAACTGACGACTTCGAGGGAGTAACCGTCAGCCTGGACTCAAGGGGCGGAAGGGTCTCCGTCATGGGCTGGCTTGAGAGCAGGATGGACGTCAAAGAGGCCTACGAACTTTTGAGGGACTACGTGAACAGGTTCGTTTACACGTCCGTTGAAAGGGACGGGACGCTGACGGGAATAGAGGAAATCGAGCGCTTCTGGAAAAGCGAGGAGTTCATCTACGCCGGGGGAGTTTCGAGCGCCGATAATCTGAGAAGGCTCGTCGAAATAGGGTTTTCTGGAGTTATAGTTGGGAAAGCTCTGTATGAAGGCCTCGTAACCCTTGAGGAGCTTCTGGAGGTGGCGGAATGCTTGCGAAAAGGATAA
- the hisF gene encoding imidazole glycerol phosphate synthase subunit HisF produces MLAKRIIAALDIKNGRVVKGIRFRNIRDAGDPVELARRYEREGIDEIVFLDITASHERRGILLELVRKIAGEIYVPFTVGGGIRTVEGIRDIIKGGADKVFLNTAAVENPEVVRKAASVVGSANLVVAIDAKWNGSYWEVYTHGGRKARGMDAIEWARRVEELGAGEILLTSMDTDGTKEGFDIPLTRAVVEEVDIPVIASGGAGKPEHFYEAFKAGAEAALAASIFHYGEYTVGELKRFLAERGVPVRLDY; encoded by the coding sequence ATGCTTGCGAAAAGGATAATCGCGGCGCTGGACATAAAGAACGGCCGGGTTGTCAAGGGCATCAGGTTTAGGAACATAAGGGACGCGGGAGACCCCGTGGAGCTCGCCAGGAGGTACGAGCGGGAGGGGATAGACGAGATAGTCTTCCTCGATATAACCGCCTCCCACGAGAGAAGGGGAATCCTCCTTGAACTTGTCAGGAAAATCGCTGGGGAAATATACGTCCCCTTCACCGTTGGAGGTGGTATAAGAACCGTGGAGGGGATAAGGGATATAATCAAGGGCGGTGCAGACAAGGTCTTCCTCAACACCGCGGCGGTGGAAAATCCCGAAGTGGTGAGAAAAGCGGCCAGTGTGGTGGGCTCTGCCAACCTCGTTGTTGCGATAGATGCCAAATGGAACGGCTCGTACTGGGAGGTGTACACCCACGGGGGCAGGAAGGCGCGGGGGATGGACGCGATTGAATGGGCCAGGAGAGTGGAGGAGCTCGGTGCCGGCGAGATACTTTTGACCAGCATGGACACGGATGGAACGAAGGAAGGCTTTGACATCCCGCTGACGAGGGCGGTCGTGGAGGAGGTTGACATCCCGGTCATAGCCTCAGGAGGAGCCGGAAAACCTGAGCACTTCTACGAGGCCTTCAAGGCGGGAGCAGAGGCCGCGCTGGCGGCTTCGATATTCCACTACGGTGAATACACCGTCGGCGAGCTGAAGAGGTTCCTGGCCGAAAGGGGTGTTCCCGTTAGACTGGACTACTGA